One Cedecea neteri DNA segment encodes these proteins:
- a CDS encoding LysE family translocator: MSVITPLFAITATIALGAMSPGPSFVYVAQNAVARSRAHGLVTALGTGVGAAAFSLMALLGLQAFLLAVPVAYTGIKIAGGLYLLWLAYKIIKHSREPLHVGAVGKSDKSMMATFRDGLFTQLSNPKTAVVFASIFTALLPREIPAFYYVVLPVLCFVIDAGWYSIVTLVLSSEKPRNAYLRFKTVIDRLAGGVMGILGLKLIFFSR; encoded by the coding sequence ATGAGCGTTATTACACCCCTTTTTGCTATTACCGCAACTATCGCGCTGGGCGCCATGAGCCCCGGCCCAAGCTTTGTTTATGTCGCCCAGAATGCCGTGGCCCGTTCCCGCGCGCATGGCCTGGTGACCGCACTAGGGACTGGCGTCGGAGCGGCGGCGTTTTCACTGATGGCGCTGCTGGGTCTGCAGGCTTTTCTGCTGGCGGTGCCGGTGGCTTATACCGGGATCAAGATAGCCGGAGGGCTTTATCTGCTGTGGCTGGCGTATAAGATCATCAAACACTCGCGCGAACCGCTGCACGTTGGCGCCGTGGGGAAAAGCGATAAAAGCATGATGGCGACTTTCCGCGACGGGCTGTTCACTCAGCTGAGCAACCCGAAAACCGCCGTCGTGTTTGCCAGTATTTTTACCGCGCTGCTGCCGCGCGAGATCCCGGCGTTCTACTACGTCGTGCTGCCGGTGCTGTGCTTTGTGATTGATGCGGGATGGTATTCGATTGTCACGCTGGTGCTCTCTTCCGAGAAGCCGCGCAATGCCTACCTGCGTTTTAAAACCGTAATTGACCGCTTAGCGGGCGGCGTGATGGGGATTTTGGGGCTGAAGCTAATTTTCTTCTCACGCTAA
- the dcp gene encoding peptidyl-dipeptidase Dcp, which produces MLQSNPFFQPSLLPYQAPHFDEITNDHYRLAFDEGKRIKREEVAAIAGNPAEPTFENTYLALEKTGAMLGRVTTVFYAMTSAHTNDFLQQLDEEFSTELAELADEIRLNDTLFARLNSVYQQRHDLSLDAESLRLVEVTWQSFKLAGATLSQQDKTQLKALNKESAQLTSQFNNRLHAADKAGGLVVDHAEALNGLTSAEIAAAAQAAADKGLQGKWLLPLLNFTQQPALQSLSNRATREALFEAGWMRSQRNDANDTRAIVGRLATLRAAQAQLLGFENYAAWKMADQMAKTPDAALRFMRNIVPAATGRARRELKDIQDVIDAQNGGFQATAWDWQFYAEQVRSAKYDLDEGQIKPYFELNSVLTNGVFWAASQLFGLRFVERFDIPTYHPDVRTWEIFDNDGRGMALFYGDFFARDSKGGGAWMGNFVEQSTLFDAMPVIYNVCNYTKPASGEAALISWDDVITLFHEFGHTLHGLFATQRYASLSGTNTPRDFVEFPSQINEHWASHPEVFANYARHHQTGEPMPESLRSKLFRAAQFNKGYDMTELLAAALLDMNWHSLAPDTAIEDVTRFECAALEKEHINLAEVPPRYRSSYFAHIFGGGYAAGYYAYIWTQMLADDGYQWFVEQGGLSAESGQRFREAILSRGNSSDLEALYRDWRGHDPHSEPMLKNRGLAE; this is translated from the coding sequence ATGTTGCAGAGCAACCCGTTTTTCCAGCCGAGTTTATTGCCTTATCAGGCCCCGCATTTTGATGAGATAACTAACGACCATTACCGACTGGCCTTCGATGAAGGTAAGCGCATCAAGCGTGAAGAAGTCGCCGCCATTGCCGGTAATCCGGCTGAGCCTACGTTTGAAAATACTTACCTGGCGCTGGAGAAAACCGGTGCGATGTTGGGCCGCGTGACCACCGTGTTCTACGCTATGACGTCGGCACACACCAACGATTTCCTCCAGCAGCTTGATGAAGAGTTCTCCACCGAACTGGCTGAGCTTGCCGATGAAATTCGCCTGAACGACACCTTATTCGCCCGGCTGAATAGCGTTTATCAGCAGCGCCACGATCTTAGCCTGGATGCGGAATCCCTGCGGCTGGTGGAGGTGACTTGGCAGTCGTTCAAGCTGGCGGGGGCCACATTAAGCCAGCAGGATAAAACGCAGCTGAAAGCGCTGAACAAAGAGAGCGCCCAGCTCACCAGCCAGTTCAACAATCGTCTTCATGCGGCGGATAAAGCCGGTGGGCTGGTGGTTGACCACGCTGAGGCGCTTAACGGCCTGACCAGCGCAGAAATTGCGGCTGCGGCTCAAGCAGCGGCGGACAAAGGCCTTCAGGGTAAATGGCTACTTCCGTTGCTGAATTTCACCCAGCAGCCCGCGTTACAAAGCCTGAGCAATCGCGCCACGCGAGAAGCGCTCTTCGAGGCTGGCTGGATGCGTTCCCAGCGAAACGATGCAAACGATACCCGTGCCATCGTCGGTCGTCTGGCTACGCTGCGGGCTGCACAAGCTCAGCTTTTGGGTTTTGAAAACTATGCGGCATGGAAAATGGCCGACCAGATGGCGAAAACTCCTGATGCGGCGCTGCGCTTTATGCGGAATATTGTCCCTGCGGCAACCGGGCGTGCGCGCCGCGAACTGAAAGATATTCAGGACGTCATTGATGCGCAAAACGGCGGCTTCCAGGCCACGGCATGGGACTGGCAGTTTTACGCCGAGCAGGTGCGTAGCGCGAAGTACGATCTCGATGAAGGGCAGATTAAACCGTATTTTGAACTGAATAGCGTGCTGACCAACGGCGTGTTCTGGGCCGCAAGCCAGCTCTTCGGGCTGCGTTTTGTGGAACGCTTTGATATCCCGACTTACCACCCGGATGTGCGCACCTGGGAGATTTTTGACAACGACGGGCGTGGTATGGCGCTGTTCTACGGTGATTTCTTCGCCCGCGACAGCAAAGGCGGCGGGGCGTGGATGGGGAACTTTGTCGAGCAATCCACGCTGTTTGACGCCATGCCGGTGATCTACAACGTTTGCAACTACACCAAACCGGCCAGCGGCGAGGCGGCACTGATTTCCTGGGACGATGTTATAACGCTGTTCCATGAGTTCGGCCACACGCTGCACGGCCTGTTTGCTACCCAGCGCTATGCGAGTCTGTCGGGGACCAACACACCGCGAGATTTTGTGGAGTTCCCTTCGCAGATTAACGAGCACTGGGCGAGCCATCCCGAGGTTTTTGCTAACTATGCCCGGCATCACCAGACCGGCGAGCCAATGCCGGAGTCGCTGCGCAGCAAACTGTTCCGCGCCGCGCAGTTCAACAAAGGCTACGACATGACCGAGCTGCTGGCGGCGGCGCTGCTGGACATGAACTGGCATAGTCTGGCGCCGGACACGGCTATTGAAGACGTGACGCGTTTTGAATGCGCAGCGCTGGAAAAAGAGCATATCAATCTGGCTGAAGTCCCGCCTCGCTACCGCAGCAGCTATTTTGCCCATATTTTCGGCGGCGGCTACGCGGCGGGGTATTACGCCTACATCTGGACGCAAATGTTAGCGGACGACGGTTATCAGTGGTTTGTGGAGCAGGGTGGGCTCAGCGCCGAAAGCGGCCAACGTTTCCGGGAGGCAATTCTTTCTCGTGGCAACAGCAGCGATCTGGAAGCGTTATACCGCGACTGGCGAGGGCACGATCCGCACAGCGAACCGATGCTGAAAAACCGAGGGCTGGCGGAGTAA
- a CDS encoding epoxyqueuosine reductase QueH codes for MQEFIRPVLNLPNNEKKLLLHSCCAPCSGEVMEAIHASGIEYTVFFYNPNIHPQKEYLLRKDENIRFAEQHGVPFVDADYDTDNWFERAKGMEWEPERGVRCTMCFDMRFERTALYAHEHGFNVISSSLGISRWKNMQQINDCGHRAAAPYEGMSYWDYNWRKQGGSARMIEISKREQFYQQEYCGCVYSLRDTNLHRKANNRPMIKIGKLFYGKDDESTEA; via the coding sequence ATGCAAGAATTTATCCGGCCGGTTTTGAACCTGCCTAACAACGAGAAGAAACTGCTGCTGCACTCCTGCTGCGCCCCCTGCTCGGGTGAAGTCATGGAGGCCATACACGCGTCCGGTATCGAATACACCGTGTTCTTCTACAACCCAAACATTCACCCGCAGAAAGAGTATTTACTGCGCAAGGATGAAAACATTCGCTTTGCGGAACAGCACGGCGTGCCGTTTGTGGATGCGGATTACGATACCGATAACTGGTTTGAGCGTGCGAAAGGTATGGAGTGGGAGCCGGAGCGTGGGGTCAGATGCACAATGTGCTTTGATATGCGTTTCGAGCGTACCGCACTTTACGCGCATGAGCACGGATTTAATGTCATCAGCAGCTCGCTGGGTATTTCCCGCTGGAAAAACATGCAGCAGATTAACGACTGTGGGCACCGTGCCGCCGCGCCTTATGAAGGTATGAGCTACTGGGATTACAACTGGCGTAAACAGGGCGGCTCCGCGCGCATGATTGAAATCAGCAAGCGCGAACAGTTCTATCAGCAAGAGTACTGCGGCTGCGTCTATTCCCTGCGCGATACCAACCTGCACCGGAAAGCCAATAACCGTCCGATGATTAAAATCGGCAAGCTTTTCTATGGGAAAGACGACGAGTCAACGGAAGCATAA
- a CDS encoding AAA family ATPase, giving the protein MNNIQVKRVVLTGGPGSGKSTLINELKRRGFDCQPEAGRSIIQHQQQIGGHALPWQDPAAFAEQMLGWEMRSWYGADEKQRYCFYDRGVPDILGYLTLMQLPIPDHLLEAVRRFSYHSDIFLAPPWKAIYAGDAERKQSWEEAVQTAEIMAETYSKLGYRIITLPAGSVEWRTDFILQTLGKR; this is encoded by the coding sequence ATGAACAATATTCAGGTGAAACGTGTGGTGCTTACCGGCGGGCCAGGTTCCGGGAAAAGTACCCTCATTAATGAGCTCAAACGCCGGGGTTTTGATTGTCAGCCGGAGGCCGGGAGGAGCATTATTCAGCACCAGCAGCAAATTGGCGGGCACGCCTTACCCTGGCAGGATCCTGCGGCATTTGCTGAGCAGATGCTTGGGTGGGAAATGCGTTCCTGGTATGGCGCAGACGAAAAACAACGTTATTGTTTTTACGATCGCGGCGTGCCGGACATCCTGGGTTATCTCACCCTGATGCAGTTGCCCATTCCCGATCATCTGTTGGAAGCCGTTAGGCGGTTTTCCTACCATTCTGATATTTTCCTGGCACCGCCCTGGAAGGCTATTTATGCCGGGGATGCAGAAAGAAAGCAGAGCTGGGAAGAGGCGGTACAGACTGCCGAGATTATGGCGGAAACCTACAGCAAACTAGGTTATCGAATCATTACCTTGCCGGCAGGGAGCGTGGAGTGGAGAACAGATTTTATCCTCCAGACGCTGGGGAAGCGTTAG
- a CDS encoding YdiH family protein: protein MDTEITPTTLAFEFLRREQEQLTPAQFLIRLQQLKLEFADLLGLTHLELREEIFHAHRLGIH, encoded by the coding sequence ATGGACACCGAGATAACCCCAACCACGTTAGCGTTTGAATTTCTTCGTCGTGAACAAGAGCAGTTAACCCCCGCGCAATTCCTGATCCGCCTGCAGCAGCTTAAGCTGGAGTTTGCCGATCTGCTGGGTTTAACTCATCTCGAACTGCGTGAAGAGATTTTCCATGCGCACCGGTTGGGGATTCACTGA
- a CDS encoding multidrug/biocide efflux PACE transporter, translating into MKSQNNRSLSERIVHAVGFEAIAIGICAPTAAWLMNKPLFQMGALAIMLSTVAMVWNIIYNAGFDKFYPPSRKRGMGLRVAHALGFEGGFILIGLPLAAWMLNVTLLQALMVEIGFFLFFLPYTVAYNWCYDWLRAKRFQNVASREMKKQS; encoded by the coding sequence ATGAAATCGCAAAACAACAGAAGCCTGTCTGAGCGCATTGTGCATGCCGTCGGCTTCGAGGCCATCGCCATCGGTATCTGTGCGCCAACGGCCGCGTGGCTGATGAACAAACCGCTGTTCCAGATGGGCGCGCTGGCCATCATGCTGTCCACCGTCGCAATGGTCTGGAACATTATTTACAACGCCGGGTTTGATAAATTTTACCCGCCGTCACGCAAGCGTGGCATGGGGCTGCGCGTTGCCCACGCGCTGGGCTTTGAAGGGGGCTTTATTCTGATTGGCCTGCCGCTCGCCGCGTGGATGCTGAACGTCACGCTGCTCCAGGCGCTAATGGTAGAGATTGGTTTCTTCCTGTTCTTCCTGCCGTACACCGTGGCTTATAACTGGTGCTACGACTGGCTGCGCGCCAAACGCTTTCAGAACGTGGCCAGCAGAGAGATGAAAAAACAGTCCTGA
- a CDS encoding LysR family transcriptional regulator encodes MRYSPESLEAFLQAVETGSFSAAARKLKKSQSTISSAIANLEADLGVTLFDRHARQPTLTPHGQRVLPYVQAIFAASERLDEVSVRLADNVEPRLTFVLSDMWQTAHHESILQQFSDRYPDIEFECIIAEDEDVIDSLQIGRAHVGVLRVQESYPPDITVARLQVGAEMTIFIHRDHPLAKQTEVRMDELHTVRQLVLKTFVRPGKVAARGPIWSSPSLLLLLEMAEQGFGWGILPSWLVNQFGHGVLKPLKVEGWPQNLEVDVAWSNKTPPGPAGRWMIDRLRERR; translated from the coding sequence ATGCGTTACTCCCCGGAATCACTGGAAGCATTTTTGCAGGCCGTTGAAACGGGTTCTTTTTCCGCCGCCGCGCGTAAGCTTAAAAAGAGCCAGTCCACCATCAGCAGCGCCATTGCCAACCTGGAGGCCGATCTCGGCGTCACCCTGTTTGACCGCCACGCCAGGCAGCCAACGCTCACCCCGCACGGGCAGCGGGTTTTGCCCTATGTGCAGGCGATTTTTGCCGCCAGCGAGCGGTTGGATGAAGTATCCGTCCGGCTGGCAGACAACGTCGAACCACGCCTGACTTTTGTGCTTTCCGACATGTGGCAAACCGCCCACCACGAATCCATCCTGCAGCAGTTTTCCGATCGTTATCCGGATATCGAATTTGAATGCATTATTGCCGAAGATGAAGACGTAATTGATAGTCTACAGATCGGTCGCGCCCACGTCGGTGTCCTGCGCGTGCAGGAGAGTTACCCGCCGGATATCACCGTCGCCCGTCTCCAGGTCGGCGCAGAAATGACTATTTTTATCCATCGCGATCACCCGCTTGCGAAGCAGACAGAGGTGCGGATGGATGAGCTGCATACCGTGCGGCAGCTGGTGCTTAAAACCTTTGTGCGCCCCGGCAAGGTCGCCGCGCGCGGCCCCATCTGGTCGTCTCCGTCTTTACTGCTGCTGCTTGAGATGGCGGAACAGGGGTTTGGCTGGGGGATTTTGCCGAGCTGGTTGGTGAACCAGTTTGGACACGGCGTGCTTAAGCCGCTGAAGGTGGAAGGCTGGCCGCAGAATCTTGAGGTGGATGTCGCCTGGTCGAACAAAACGCCGCCCGGCCCGGCTGGCCGCTGGATGATCGACCGGCTGCGCGAGCGGCGGTAA
- a CDS encoding acyl-CoA thioesterase, translated as MFSKHYEVDESHIDFQGVVDGLYYPFYMEWTRHAYMREALGIDIEEEFRQGKLYMVLEYSLRFRKSLQKGDNVEVTCQLERNEKRNRVNFAQQIKVDGVVYAEATFVATCLANGRPSMPEAVLNALEQL; from the coding sequence ATGTTTTCTAAGCATTATGAAGTGGATGAAAGCCATATTGATTTTCAGGGCGTAGTCGACGGCCTGTACTATCCGTTTTACATGGAGTGGACGCGTCACGCCTATATGCGCGAAGCGCTCGGCATTGATATCGAAGAAGAGTTCCGCCAGGGCAAACTCTATATGGTGCTGGAGTATTCTCTGCGTTTTCGTAAGAGCCTGCAGAAAGGCGACAACGTTGAGGTCACCTGCCAGCTTGAGCGTAACGAGAAACGCAACCGCGTGAACTTCGCTCAGCAGATCAAAGTTGACGGCGTGGTCTATGCCGAAGCGACGTTTGTCGCGACCTGCCTGGCCAATGGCCGCCCTTCCATGCCGGAAGCCGTGCTGAACGCGCTGGAACAGCTCTAA
- the ydfG gene encoding bifunctional NADP-dependent 3-hydroxy acid dehydrogenase/3-hydroxypropionate dehydrogenase YdfG yields the protein MIVLVTGATAGFGESITRRFVKNGHKVIATGRRQERLLELKEELGDNLFTLQLDVRNRAAIEEALASLPAEWQQIDILVNNAGLALGMEPAHKANVDDWENMIDTNNKGLVYMTRAVLPGMVERNRGHIVNIGSTAGSWPYAGGNVYGATKAFVRQFSLNLRTDLHKTAVRVTDIEPGMVGGTEFSNVRFKGDDDKAGKTYENANALTPEDVTEAVWWVATLPKHVNINTLEMMPVSQTFAGLSVHREG from the coding sequence ATGATTGTACTGGTTACGGGTGCTACCGCGGGCTTTGGTGAAAGCATTACCCGCCGTTTCGTTAAAAATGGCCATAAGGTTATTGCCACCGGCCGCCGTCAGGAACGCCTGCTCGAGCTTAAAGAAGAGCTGGGTGACAACCTGTTTACGCTGCAGTTGGATGTGCGCAATCGCGCGGCAATTGAAGAAGCGCTGGCCTCCCTGCCGGCTGAATGGCAACAGATTGATATCCTGGTCAACAACGCCGGGCTGGCGTTAGGCATGGAGCCTGCGCATAAAGCCAACGTCGATGACTGGGAAAACATGATCGACACCAACAACAAAGGCCTGGTTTACATGACTCGCGCCGTACTGCCGGGCATGGTCGAGCGCAATCGCGGTCATATCGTTAACATCGGTTCTACGGCAGGAAGCTGGCCTTACGCCGGGGGCAACGTGTACGGGGCGACTAAAGCCTTTGTGCGTCAGTTCAGCCTTAACCTGCGCACCGACCTGCATAAAACGGCCGTTCGCGTGACCGATATAGAACCAGGCATGGTGGGCGGCACCGAGTTTTCCAACGTTCGCTTTAAAGGCGACGATGACAAAGCAGGCAAAACCTACGAAAACGCCAACGCGCTGACGCCGGAAGACGTTACCGAGGCCGTCTGGTGGGTGGCTACGCTGCCAAAACACGTCAATATCAATACCCTGGAAATGATG